Proteins found in one Hoplias malabaricus isolate fHopMal1 chromosome 17, fHopMal1.hap1, whole genome shotgun sequence genomic segment:
- the gcna gene encoding germ cell nuclear acidic protein, with protein sequence MEPSNQNHFQKVAEKFGWDRPGALHRVHDTQLKKTLKSRHPVVASPSALGGDSMCKPLLSYSGSLGKENKHGKGKLSHLDSSDDDFNQILADRANIKPACKSVSSAKEVREPILVSSSDSDDGFENFLSRIKTPKTKLSLQSGSGSDNSLKQFIVDDLSSDEDFVIEKKKPSVFKGKTKTPKTPKSLQRKEKKPLFQYDSPVFLGDSDDDSDIVIKSTWRTRHGQPASQPTNRPSSQDSDISSKECEPRKTCFPSLTSVHTPVPSSAPPTHTGWRDDSVSSEDEFQSLLDRIRKNQKLGSSSAHASPKPPAEHKATTPCVTPTVKDQKQSDRAAVKVSCVDKTPANLPISRPISQTEPRAGFSSRVCKTPGCFLQSLAVPSFVYCRSFKQNKEELTKKLYELYNTSVFESKLPTDMSVTWNTKMRKTAGYCITGQERVTGKRYARIELSVKVCDSADRLRDTLVHEMCHAATWLINNVRDGHGPFWKVYARKATLAHPELPMVTRCHSYDINYKYQYQCNRCKNTIGRHSKSLDTQKYVCSLCTGQLVLLTPCKSREPTPFANFVKENYGTVRQAGQSHADVMRKLSADFASKTRLSQS encoded by the exons ATGGAGCCCAGTAATCAGAATCACTTTCAGAAAGTTGCTGAAAAGTTTGGCTGGGACAGACCTGGGGCTCTTCATCGAGTTCACGAT ACTCAGTTAAAAAAGACCTTGAAAAGCAGGCATCCTGTTGTGGCTAGCCCTTCTGCTTTGGGAGGAGACTCTATGTGCAAGCCGCTCCTATCCTACAGTGGCAGCTTAGGCAAGGAGAATAAGCATGGTAAAGGAAAACTCTCGCATCTGGACTCTAGTGATGATGATTTTAATCAAA TTCTTGCAGACAGGGCTAACATCAAACCTGCTTGCAAATCAGTCTCCTCTGCTAAGGAAGTTAG GGAGCCTATACTTGTTTCATCCTCAGACAGCGATGATGGCTTTGAAAACT ttctgaGTCgcataaaaacaccaaaaactAAGCTCAGCTTGCAGTCTGGAAGTGGAAGTGACAACAG CCTCAAACAATTCATAGTAGATGATTTGTCCTCCGATGAAGACTTTGTTATAGAGAAGAAGAAGCCATCTGTTTTTAAAG GTAAAACAAAGACCCCAAAAACTCCCAAGTCTCTGCAAAGGAAAGAGAAGAAACCACTGTTTCAGTATGACTCCCCAGTGTTTCTCGGTGACAGTGACGACGACAGTGACATAGTAATCAAAAGCACCTGGAGGACTCGGCACGGTCAGCCAGCGAGCCAACCCACAAACAGGCCCTCTTCACAGGACAGTGACATTTCCAGTAAAGAATGTGAACCTAGAAAGACATGCTTTCCCTCTCTAACTTCTGTCCACACACCAGTGCCTTCctcagctcctcccacacacacaggatggCGAGATGACTCAGTCAGCTCAGAGGACGAGTTCCAGTCCTTATTAGACCGCATCAGAAAAAATCAGAAGTTAGGAAGCAGTAGTGCACATGCTTCTCCTAAGCCTCCAGCAG AGCATAAAGCCACAACACCCTGTGTGACCCCAACTGTCAAAGATCAGAAGCAGAGTGACCGGGCAGCAGTTAAGGTATCCTGTGTGGACAAGACTCCAGCAAACCTCCCTATTAGCAGACCTATAAGCCAGACTGAGCCCAGGGCAGGCTTCAGCAGCAG GGTGTGTAAAACTCCAGGCTGTTTCCTGCAGTCTCTGGCTGTTCCCAGCTTTGTGTACTGCCGCAGCTTTAAACAGAACAAAGAGGAGCTCACCAAGAAACTCTATGAACTGTATAACACAAGTGTGTTCGAGAGCAAG CTGCCCACTGACATGTCTGTGACCTGGAATACAAAAATGAGGAAAACAGCCGGATATTGCATCACAGGGCAGGAGCGTGTCACTGGCAAACGTTATGCCCGAATTGAACTATCGGTTAAAGTCTGTGACTCTGCAG ATCGTTTAAGGGACACACTAGTTCATGAAATGTGCCATGCGGCTACATGGCTGATAAACAATGTGCGTGATGGTCATGGGCCCTTCTGGAAGGTTTATGCACGTAAAGCCACACTGGCTCATCCTGAGCTGCCTATGGTCACGCGCTGCCACAGCTACGACATCAACTACAAGTACCAGTATCAGTGCAACCGCTGCAAGAACAC GATTGGCCGTCACTCAAAGTCACTGGACACTCAGAAGTATGTGTGTTCCCTGTGCACTGGGCAGCTCGTCCTGCTCACTCCATGCAAGTCCCGGGAACCTACGCCATTCGCCAACTTTGTGAAGGAGAACTATGGGACAGTTCGACAGGCTGGGCAAAGTCATGCAGATGTCATGCGGAAGCTCAGTGCGGACTTTGCTAGCAAGACGCGCCTCAGTCAGAGCTGA
- the cetn2 gene encoding uncharacterized protein cetn2: MATSAKRPSLGAVAPRKKSSPKPELTEEMKQEIREAFELFDTDGSGHIEVKELKVAMRALGFEPKKEEIKKMISDVDKDGTGKISFNDFLTIMTQKMAEKDSKEEILKAFRLFDDDETGKISFRNLKRVAKELGENLTDEELQEMIDEADRDGDGEVNQQEFLRIMKKTCLY; this comes from the exons ATG GCCACAAGCGCCAAAAGGCCATCTCTTGGGGCAGTAGCTCCTCGTAAGAAAAGCAGTCCGAAACCCGAGCTGACAGAAGAAATGAAGCAGGAGATAAGAGAGGCCTTTGAGCTCTTTGACACGGATGGTTCTGGACACATTGAGGTGAAAGAGCTAAAG GTGGCCATGAGGGCCCTCGGGTTTGAGCCCAAAAAGGAAGaaatcaagaaaatgatctCAGATGTGGACAAAGATGGCACTGGCAAGATCTCTTTCAATGATTTCCTCACCATCATGACCCAAAAGATG GCTGAAAAGGATTCAAAAGAGGAGATTCTAAAGGCCTTCAGACTGTTTGACGATGATGAAACTGGCAAGATATCATTCCGTAACCTAAAGCGTGTTGCCAAAGAGCTGGGGGAGAACCTCACTGATGAGGAGCTTCAG GAGATGATTGATGAAGCAGATCGAGATGGTGATGGAGAAGTGAATCAGCAGGAATTCCTCcgtataatgaagaaaacatgtTTGTACTGA